One Nicotiana tomentosiformis chromosome 4, ASM39032v3, whole genome shotgun sequence genomic window carries:
- the LOC138910246 gene encoding uncharacterized protein, with translation MAQNRPMGADQFGNIAFGAGRQLGDYARPVYNQVLSSVKPPTVAANNFELKQGLLQTLQNSCAFREKMNEDPNNYLMDFEEIMNTFQYNGVSQDAVYLRAFPFTLKDNSKHWLRSLPHGSIRIWEKMTKKILTKYFSSAKTGKFRKEIHNFYQNETETVFEAWERFKEIVQLDAMTKEIRKVTLASIYNEPHAACDICGRGHPTHECQASMEEVNVVANAWQQNNSRFQGPPGFGNQPRPQFQPQQPIQYGLEDLMKSFIVKTDERLDAYGAAIKELGTDLHNLERQMG, from the exons ATGGCTCAGAATCGACCTATGGGTGCAGACCAATTTGGAAATATAGCTTTCGGTGCTGGGAGACaacttggtgattatgctagaccagtcTACAACCAAGTCTTATCGAGTGTGAAACCACCTACTGTTGCAGcaaacaattttgagttaaagcagGGGTTACTTCAAACCCTCCAAAACAGTTGTGCCTTTAGagaaaagatgaacgaagatccaaacaattatctgatggacttcgaggagattatgaacaccttccaatataatggtgtgtcacaagatgcagtttacttaagggcattccccttcactctcAAAGACAATTCAAAGCACTGGCTCCGAAGCTTGCCTCATGGATCAATTAGAATATGGGAGAAGATGACAAAAAAAATTCTtactaaatatttctcctcagctaaaacgggcaagtttagaaaaGAAATCCATAATTTCTATCAGAATgagactgaaactgtgtttgaagcgtgggagaggtttaaggagata GTACAGCTTGATGCCATGACAAAGGAAATAAGGAAGGTAACCTTAGCTTCAATATATAATGAGCCTCATGCAGCATGtgacatatgtggaagaggacatcctactcatgagtgtcaagcttcaATGGAGGAAGTTAATGTTGTGG caaatgcatggcaacaaaataactcgaGATTTCAAGGACCTCCTGGTTTTGGGAATCAGCCGAGGCcgcaatttcagcctcaacagccaaTTCAGTATGGGTTAGAAGATCTTATGAAGTCATTTATTGTCAAGACTGATGAAAGATTAGATGCTTATGGGGCAGCTATCAAGGAACTTGGGACAGATTTGCATAACTTGGAGAGACAAATGGGATAA